The Arabidopsis thaliana chromosome 5, partial sequence genomic interval TGCAAAAAGCTAAGAAGCTCaccaagagaagaaaaaacaaaagctaaagCTCGAAAATGTCAGACCCATTGACATTCAATCTAAAGATCATACTAATACAAAAGCATATCGGCACTAAAGGAAGGAATACATGTAGACATGCAATAGGTTTAATCTCCCCTTTCTAACTTGTTTCCATTGCCTCTTTGTGGTACTTGTCCAATTCAGCATCAAGATCCTCTGCAGATACGTTTTCATCACGTCCTCTTCCACCACTGCCACGACCACCACGTCCTCTAGCTCCCCTGCCACCTCTGAAATTACCACCGCCAAAACCACCACCACGAGGACGCCCCATAAAACCGCCTCTTCCTCTGCCTCTGTGGCATAACAggttatccaaaatatttaataggAGTACAAGGTTCGTGTAATCTACCTATCAGGATATACTTGGCCTAACCAAAAAAGCATTTCGTCAATATACTaactcaagaacaaaacatagGCCATCTTaacagaagaacaaaacataagtATTTCATCAAGATACTAACTGACTTAGCAATAGATTGATAGACCCTAGCAAATGATACTATGAAGTTTCCATATTGAACAAAGTGTGGAAACAAGACAAACCTGAAGTTTCCATTGAAGTTGCCATTGAAATTGCCATTAAAGTTCTCATTAAAGTTGCCAAGTATCCCATTAGTAGGAAAAGGAATCTGAGCTGTAGCAAGAATGGGAAGAGCTGGAGCAGAAAGATTAGTCCCAACAATCTCTATCTTCATCAGTTTTCCATCCAACTGAACATTGTTGTAACGCTTGACAGCTGCCAATGCATCCCCACGCCTCGAGAAAACAACTTCAGCAGTCCCCTGAAAGCATCATTAAGTTTAATCATGACAAGACGATTCAATAAACAAATCTCTGAAGCACAATAAAGCTTATCAAGTAAGTACCTTTGATCTTCCACTCCTATCATAGTGAATCCCATATCGCTTAAGATCACCAACCTCAGAGAAAAGCTCCTACAAGCAAAACCATCTCAAGATCAGAAACAAAACCACAATTTTTCTCATAAGTAAGACTGGAACTATAATAAACTTCTAAAGCACAAACCTTGATATCTTCGTTGGAGACACCATAGTCTAAGTTTGAAATGTAAAGCTTAGTTCCAGTCTCGATAGACGAGCCACCACCAACAACAGCAGTCTGATGATGCCCAAAAGCCGCCGCCACAGACGCATCAGTCGCGAAGACGTCGTTTTGCCACATCGCATCATgagcttgttgttgttgaatcgGCTGTTTTATTCGTCAAAGAAGAAACGAAAACAGATCTCAGCTTTttttgatttcacaaaaaccctaaaaggaATTCTCTGATTCttgaaggaagagaaggtAAAGGGAGAGATATAAAATCAATGGGCTGACCCTTGAATACGGCGCCGTTCTGGCTCCTACGCGGTTAGCAAACCGACGAGACGGACCGGAATTAGAACCGGAACCACCGCGACCACCGGTGTTATTGCCACCTCCAATGCCTCCTCGGCCGCGAGATCCAGTAGGTTTTCGATTAGATTTGATGATATCATCAAGTGACATATCTAAGCCACCTGACATCTTCGCCGGATCTTTTCTCCGATATCGAGAAATGTAGCTAGGGTTTTGTTGCTCTGAGATTTCAAAGATGGAATTACGCACCgcgagagtgagagagagagaaacagatATTATCTTCTCGGAGAATTACGATAAACACCTCAGCTTTAatcaatattgttttgttgccCTTAAACTCTTACGTTTTACTAAATAGACCCCTGAGTTCTTAATGGGCCTTTTGGACTCATAAAAATCCAGTGGCCCATCCTCATTGTCCACTTCaacttattatatttttttccctcCGGCCATTGTCATAATCAAAGATGTGGACAAGTACATGTGAAGCACACGCATTGCCTGTATGGGCACAGTATGTGACTGTATCACAACGTACATACACATTCACGTATTAATATTAGTAAGTcaacccttttttttctttgtttatctcaatttggaaaacaaatcttgCCTTGCTATTTAACAAATTACTTGTACCATGAGTGTTAAAGACATCTTTATAACCTGACCAGAAGATTTTATGTAGAATTCTAGACgaattatgaaatttttaatgGTTAAGTGgacttttttattatatgatataCAGATTTGTATTCAAATGATGACACATTAATtactatacaaaatatttaaatatgttgataaaaacaaaatgtggttaacaaaaaattattgatatcTTTGATCCATGGAA includes:
- a CDS encoding RNA-binding (RRM/RBD/RNP motifs) family protein (RNA-binding (RRM/RBD/RNP motifs) family protein; FUNCTIONS IN: nucleotide binding, nucleic acid binding; INVOLVED IN: biological_process unknown; LOCATED IN: cellular_component unknown; EXPRESSED IN: 22 plant structures; EXPRESSED DURING: 13 growth stages; CONTAINS InterPro DOMAIN/s: RNA recognition motif, RNP-1 (InterPro:IPR000504), Nucleotide-binding, alpha-beta plait (InterPro:IPR012677); BEST Arabidopsis thaliana protein match is: RNA-binding (RRM/RBD/RNP motifs) family protein (TAIR:AT5G59950.1).), translating into MSGGLDMSLDDIIKSNRKPTGSRGRGGIGGGNNTGGRGGSGSNSGPSRRFANRVGARTAPYSRPIQQQQAHDAMWQNDVFATDASVAAAFGHHQTAVVGGGSSIETGTKLYISNLDYGVSNEDIKELFSEVGDLKRYGIHYDRSGRSKGTAEVVFSRRGDALAAVKRYNNVQLDGKLMKIEIVGTNLSAPALPILATAQIPFPTNGILGNFNENFNGNFNGNFNGNFRGRGGFMGRPRGGGFGGGNFRGGRGARGRGGRGSGGRGRDENVSAEDLDAELDKYHKEAMETS
- a CDS encoding RNA-binding (RRM/RBD/RNP motifs) family protein (RNA-binding (RRM/RBD/RNP motifs) family protein; FUNCTIONS IN: nucleotide binding, nucleic acid binding; INVOLVED IN: biological_process unknown; LOCATED IN: cellular_component unknown; EXPRESSED IN: 22 plant structures; EXPRESSED DURING: 13 growth stages; CONTAINS InterPro DOMAIN/s: RNA recognition motif, RNP-1 (InterPro:IPR000504), Nucleotide-binding, alpha-beta plait (InterPro:IPR012677); BEST Arabidopsis thaliana protein match is: RNA-binding (RRM/RBD/RNP motifs) family protein (TAIR:AT5G59950.1); Has 12422 Blast hits to 9446 proteins in 764 species: Archae - 2; Bacteria - 1351; Metazoa - 5150; Fungi - 2013; Plants - 2049; Viruses - 53; Other Eukaryotes - 1804 (source: NCBI BLink).): MSGGLDMSLDDIIKSNRKPTGSRGRGGIGGGNNTGGRGGSGSNSGPSRRFANRVGARTAPYSRPIQQQQAHDAMWQNDVFATDASVAAAFGHHQTAVVGGGSSIETGTKLYISNLDYGVSNEDIKELFSEVGDLKRYGIHYDRSGRSKGTAEVVFSRRGDALAAVKRYNNVQLDGKLMKIEIVGTNLSAPALPILATAQIPFPTNGILGNFNENFNGNFNGNFNGNFRGRGRGGFMGRPRGGGFGGGNFRGGRGARGRGGRGSGGRGRDENVSAEDLDAELDKYHKEAMETS